A single region of the Solwaraspora sp. WMMD791 genome encodes:
- a CDS encoding cysteine desulfurase — MSTIAIPRDTPAPDGPTVLDVDAVRADFPILGRQVNGHPLVYLDSANTSQKPRQVLDALSDYYQQHNANVARSVHTLGTESTEAYEGARAKLAAFIGAASPDEVVFTKNSTEAINLVAYAFANASTGAGAGTDPRLRLGPGDEVVISEMEHHSNIVPWQLLCERTGATLRWFGLTSDGRLDESDLTGLITERTKLVSLVHMSNILGTVNDLSAITRRVRQVGALLLLDCSQSVPHRPVDVAALDADFIAFTGHKMCGPTGIGVLWGRAALLAVMPPVLGGGSMIETVSMSGSTFAPPPARFEAGTPPIAQAVGLGAAVDYLTALGMPAVAAHEERITAYALDALATVPGLRIVGPPTPAGRGGTVSFALDGIHPHDVGQILDAQGVQVRVGHHCARPVCVRYGVPATTRASFYLYTTTGEVDALVRGLEQARKVFD; from the coding sequence ATGAGCACCATAGCCATCCCCCGGGACACGCCGGCCCCCGACGGTCCAACCGTGTTGGACGTCGATGCGGTCCGTGCCGACTTCCCGATCCTCGGCCGGCAGGTCAACGGCCACCCGTTGGTGTACCTGGACAGCGCCAACACCTCGCAGAAACCCCGCCAGGTGCTCGACGCGCTGTCCGACTACTACCAGCAGCACAACGCCAACGTCGCCCGCTCGGTGCACACTCTGGGCACCGAGTCGACCGAGGCGTACGAGGGTGCCCGGGCGAAGCTGGCCGCGTTCATCGGCGCGGCCAGCCCGGACGAGGTCGTCTTCACCAAGAACTCCACCGAGGCGATCAACCTCGTCGCGTACGCCTTCGCCAACGCCTCGACCGGCGCTGGCGCCGGCACCGACCCCCGGTTGCGGCTCGGCCCCGGCGACGAGGTGGTGATCTCCGAGATGGAGCACCACTCCAACATCGTCCCCTGGCAGTTGCTGTGCGAACGCACCGGTGCCACGCTGCGCTGGTTCGGGCTGACCTCCGACGGTCGACTCGACGAGTCGGACCTGACCGGGCTGATCACCGAGCGGACCAAACTGGTCTCCCTGGTGCACATGTCGAACATCCTCGGCACGGTCAACGACCTGTCCGCCATCACCCGCCGGGTCCGGCAGGTCGGTGCTCTGCTGCTGCTGGACTGCTCCCAGTCGGTGCCGCACCGGCCGGTGGACGTGGCGGCGCTGGACGCCGACTTCATCGCCTTCACCGGGCACAAGATGTGCGGGCCGACCGGGATCGGGGTGCTGTGGGGCCGGGCGGCGCTGCTCGCCGTGATGCCGCCGGTGCTCGGCGGCGGCTCGATGATCGAGACGGTGTCGATGAGCGGATCCACGTTCGCCCCGCCGCCGGCCCGGTTCGAGGCCGGTACGCCGCCGATCGCCCAGGCGGTCGGTCTCGGCGCCGCCGTCGACTACCTCACCGCGCTGGGCATGCCGGCGGTCGCCGCGCACGAGGAGCGGATCACCGCGTACGCCCTGGACGCCCTGGCCACCGTGCCGGGTCTGCGGATCGTCGGCCCGCCGACGCCGGCCGGGCGGGGCGGCACGGTGTCGTTCGCGCTGGACGGTATCCACCCGCACGACGTCGGACAGATCCTCGACGCCCAAGGCGTGCAGGTCCGGGTCGGCCACCACTGCGCCCGCCCGGTCTGCGTCCGCTACGGCGTCCCGGCGACGACCCGGGCGTCGTTCTACCTCTACACCACGACCGGCGAGGTGGACGCGTTGGTGCGCGGTCTGGAACAGGCGCGGAAGGTCTTCGACTGA
- a CDS encoding ArsR family transcriptional regulator, which translates to MGLPVGGSTTGAVVAGPDGRTRDRLVTLLLERGAATAAQLGAELGLSPAAIRRHLDAMLADGDVVARDAPARSDRRRGRPAKVFRLTDTARSRHGRYRYDSMAAAALRWIAGHGGDAAVEEFAAAQVAGLEARCRAAIDQAGDDPLARAEALAEALSAEGYAANASTIASGGQLCQHHCPVAHVAAEFPQLCEAETAVISRLIGTHVQRLATIAHGDGVCTTHIPDPRRAEATSTGVAATLRHAPDRSTPTNHVTSTVRTDR; encoded by the coding sequence GTGGGTCTGCCGGTGGGCGGGTCGACGACCGGTGCGGTCGTCGCCGGCCCGGACGGGCGTACCCGTGACCGGCTGGTCACCCTGTTGCTGGAGCGAGGTGCGGCCACCGCCGCGCAGCTCGGTGCGGAGCTGGGCCTGAGCCCGGCGGCGATCCGCCGGCACCTGGACGCCATGCTCGCCGACGGCGACGTGGTGGCCCGCGACGCGCCGGCCCGCAGTGACCGTCGTCGGGGCCGCCCGGCGAAGGTCTTCCGGCTGACCGACACCGCGCGCTCCCGTCACGGGCGCTACCGCTACGACAGCATGGCCGCCGCGGCGCTGCGCTGGATCGCCGGCCACGGCGGCGACGCCGCCGTGGAGGAGTTCGCCGCCGCCCAGGTGGCAGGCCTGGAGGCCCGCTGCCGGGCGGCCATCGACCAGGCGGGTGACGATCCGCTGGCCCGCGCCGAGGCACTCGCCGAGGCGCTCAGCGCGGAGGGCTACGCTGCCAACGCGTCCACGATCGCGTCCGGGGGGCAGTTGTGCCAGCACCACTGCCCCGTGGCGCATGTGGCGGCCGAGTTTCCCCAGCTGTGCGAGGCCGAGACCGCGGTGATCTCGCGTCTGATCGGCACCCACGTGCAGCGCCTGGCCACCATTGCCCACGGTGACGGAGTGTGCACCACGCACATTCCGGACCCACGCCGGGCGGAGGCCACCTCGACCGGTGTCGCCGCGACCTTGCGGCACGCACCCGACCGTTCCACACCGACCAACCACGTCACCAGCACTGTGAGGACAGATAGATGA
- the sufU gene encoding Fe-S cluster assembly sulfur transfer protein SufU, giving the protein MELDQLYQEIILDHYKRPQGRGLREPYAAEAHHVNPTCGDEITVRVSLADDDRLGVSHDGQGCSISQASASVLYELVDGRSADEAFAVHGAFVELVSGRGQVEPDEDVLGDGVAFAGVARYPARVKCALLPWMAFKDAAARAGVGASPEVTQ; this is encoded by the coding sequence ATGGAGCTCGACCAGCTGTACCAGGAGATCATCCTGGACCATTACAAGCGTCCGCAGGGGCGTGGCCTGCGGGAGCCGTACGCGGCGGAGGCGCACCACGTCAACCCGACCTGCGGCGACGAGATCACCGTACGGGTGAGTCTGGCCGACGACGACCGGCTCGGGGTGTCCCACGACGGCCAGGGCTGTTCGATCAGCCAGGCGTCGGCCAGCGTGCTGTACGAACTGGTCGACGGGCGGTCGGCCGACGAGGCGTTCGCCGTGCACGGTGCCTTCGTCGAGCTGGTGTCCGGCCGTGGCCAGGTCGAGCCGGACGAGGATGTGCTGGGTGACGGGGTGGCGTTCGCCGGAGTGGCGCGCTACCCGGCCCGGGTGAAGTGTGCGCTGCTGCCGTGGATGGCGTTCAAGGACGCCGCGGCACGCGCCGGTGTGGGCGCGAGCCCGGAGGTGACGCAATGA
- a CDS encoding COX15/CtaA family protein, producing MTDSRRQFASPALVRRLSLASLIANVAIVVTGGGVRLTGSGLGCPTWPRCTEDSYVTTPEMGILGVIEFGNRVLGILVGLIALATLFAVLTARPRRADLRGPALGVLGLVILQGVIGGISVRVQLNPWVVALHFMLSMVALAVAYTLWRRARDDGRTDADTVPRPLRHLAFVIVTVSFAVLVLGTVVTGSGPHAGDADAGRTGLDPQAMSQLHADSVALLIGLSIAWWFALRAVGAGRPAVRAATVLLVVELAQGLIGVVQYLTNLPVALVSAHMLGACLVWLATLAALWSTRGRAAEAAEATPEAAAATDHDARPLAAARP from the coding sequence GTGACCGACTCCCGCCGGCAGTTCGCCTCACCCGCCCTGGTACGCAGGCTCAGCCTCGCCTCGCTGATCGCCAACGTGGCGATCGTGGTGACCGGCGGCGGGGTGCGACTCACCGGATCCGGGCTCGGCTGCCCGACCTGGCCCCGCTGCACCGAGGACTCGTACGTCACCACCCCCGAGATGGGCATCCTCGGCGTCATCGAGTTCGGCAACCGGGTGCTCGGCATCCTGGTCGGTCTGATCGCGCTCGCCACCCTGTTCGCGGTGTTGACGGCCCGGCCCCGGCGGGCGGACCTGCGTGGGCCGGCGCTCGGCGTACTGGGCCTGGTGATCCTGCAGGGCGTGATCGGCGGGATCAGCGTCCGGGTGCAGCTCAACCCGTGGGTCGTCGCACTGCACTTCATGTTGTCGATGGTGGCGCTGGCGGTGGCGTACACCCTCTGGCGACGGGCCCGCGACGACGGCCGCACCGACGCCGACACCGTGCCCCGGCCGCTGCGTCACCTCGCCTTCGTGATCGTCACGGTGAGCTTCGCGGTGCTGGTGCTCGGTACCGTGGTGACCGGTAGCGGTCCGCACGCCGGCGACGCCGACGCCGGGCGCACCGGGCTGGACCCGCAGGCCATGTCCCAGCTGCACGCCGACTCGGTGGCGCTGCTGATCGGGCTCTCGATCGCCTGGTGGTTCGCGCTGCGCGCGGTCGGCGCCGGACGCCCGGCGGTACGCGCGGCGACGGTCCTCCTCGTCGTCGAGCTGGCCCAGGGCCTGATCGGCGTGGTGCAGTACCTCACCAACCTGCCGGTGGCGCTGGTCAGCGCCCACATGCTCGGTGCCTGCCTGGTTTGGCTGGCCACCCTGGCGGCACTCTGGTCGACCCGCGGGCGGGCGGCAGAGGCCGCAGAGGCGACGCCGGAAGCTGCTGCGGCCACCGACCACGACGCCCGCCCCTTGGCCGCCGCGCGACCGTGA
- the sufC gene encoding Fe-S cluster assembly ATPase SufC — protein MSVLEIRDLQVSVKLPEGELKPILAGVTLTIRSGETHAIMGPNGSGKSTLAYSIAGHPKYEITGGEVLLDGTDVLAMSVDERARAGLFLAMQYPVEVPGVSVANFLRTAKTAVDGTAPKLRTWAGELRGAMERLQMDPAFAQRNVNEGFSGGEKKRHEIVQLELLKPKMAILDETDSGLDIDALRVVSEGVNRVREAGQTGLLLITHYTRILRYIKPDFVHVFVGGRIVEEGGPELAEKLEAEGYERYVAGAGTAAA, from the coding sequence ATGAGCGTTCTGGAGATCCGCGACCTGCAGGTGTCGGTCAAGCTGCCGGAAGGCGAGCTCAAGCCGATCCTGGCCGGGGTGACGTTGACCATCCGGTCGGGGGAGACACACGCCATCATGGGCCCGAACGGCTCCGGCAAGTCGACGCTGGCGTACTCGATCGCCGGCCACCCCAAGTATGAGATCACCGGTGGTGAGGTGCTGCTCGACGGCACCGACGTGCTGGCCATGTCGGTCGACGAGCGGGCTCGTGCCGGGCTGTTCCTCGCCATGCAGTACCCGGTCGAGGTGCCCGGGGTGTCGGTGGCGAACTTCCTGCGTACCGCCAAGACCGCGGTCGACGGCACCGCGCCGAAGCTGCGCACCTGGGCCGGTGAGCTGCGCGGTGCCATGGAGCGGCTGCAGATGGACCCGGCGTTCGCCCAGCGCAACGTCAACGAGGGCTTCTCCGGTGGCGAGAAGAAGCGGCACGAGATCGTGCAGCTGGAGCTACTCAAGCCGAAGATGGCCATCCTCGACGAGACCGACTCCGGGCTCGACATCGACGCGCTGCGGGTGGTCAGCGAAGGGGTCAACCGGGTACGGGAGGCGGGCCAGACCGGTCTGCTGCTGATCACCCACTACACCCGGATCCTGCGCTACATCAAGCCGGACTTCGTGCACGTCTTCGTTGGCGGCCGGATCGTCGAGGAGGGCGGCCCGGAGCTGGCGGAGAAGCTGGAGGCCGAAGGCTACGAGCGGTACGTCGCGGGTGCCGGCACGGCTGCGGCCTGA
- a CDS encoding metal-sulfur cluster assembly factor, producing MSAEETMTEATPAAESANGAGAPDGAGAAGGATPAAGATPAGRPALADIEEAMKDVVDPELGINVVDLGLVYGLHVDDDNVATIDMTLTSAACPLTDVIEEQARQALTTGPGGGLVSDIRINWVWLPPWGPDKITDEGRDQLRALGFNV from the coding sequence ATGAGTGCCGAAGAGACCATGACCGAGGCGACGCCGGCAGCGGAGTCGGCCAACGGCGCCGGTGCGCCGGACGGTGCCGGGGCTGCCGGCGGTGCGACCCCGGCGGCCGGGGCCACCCCGGCCGGTCGGCCGGCGCTGGCCGACATCGAGGAGGCGATGAAGGACGTCGTCGACCCGGAACTCGGCATCAACGTCGTCGACCTCGGCCTGGTGTACGGCCTGCACGTCGACGACGACAACGTCGCCACCATCGACATGACGTTGACCAGCGCGGCCTGCCCGCTGACCGACGTCATCGAGGAACAGGCCCGCCAGGCGCTGACCACCGGACCGGGCGGTGGCCTGGTCTCCGACATCCGGATCAACTGGGTCTGGCTGCCGCCGTGGGGGCCGGACAAGATCACCGACGAGGGTCGGGACCAGCTGCGGGCCCTGGGGTTCAACGTCTGA
- a CDS encoding non-heme iron oxygenase ferredoxin subunit: MIRVCATAEIPSGSAVSADIDGVPVAVVHTDEGAFHAVHDQCSHAAVALSEGEVDGCTLECWLHGSRFDLRTGQPTGLPATEPVPVFPVEIRDGDIYVSLTPSNGVAVP; the protein is encoded by the coding sequence CTGATCCGGGTCTGCGCCACCGCCGAGATCCCGTCCGGGTCGGCGGTCAGCGCCGACATCGACGGCGTACCGGTCGCCGTCGTGCACACCGACGAGGGCGCCTTCCACGCGGTGCACGACCAGTGTTCGCACGCCGCGGTCGCCCTCTCCGAGGGCGAGGTCGACGGCTGCACCCTGGAGTGCTGGCTGCACGGTTCCCGGTTCGACCTGCGGACCGGGCAGCCCACCGGCCTGCCCGCCACCGAACCCGTCCCCGTCTTTCCCGTCGAGATCCGCGACGGCGACATCTACGTCAGTCTGACGCCGAGCAATGGAGTAGCCGTACCATGA
- the sufD gene encoding Fe-S cluster assembly protein SufD: MTIQASAPPKTKSQALRSHDVADFPAITGLEEEWRFTPLKRLRGLATGTPAATGSVTHRYADLPAGVTARRVDRSDPRIGSVLTPFDRISALAYGLAADALLVEVAPEATPAQAAVVRVSGDGTDAIAYGHTLVDVGRFAEATLVLEQVGATTLADNVEVIVGDGAALTLVTVADWASDAVQAQHVKFRIGRDARVVHVQVTLGGDLVRQFTSVEYTARGGDAELFGLYFADAGQHLEHRQLVDHTVPDCRSNVGYRGALQGASAHTVWVGDVLIRAEATGTDTYEINRNLLLTDGARADSVPNLEIETGEVAGAGHASATGRFDDEQLFYLMARGIPEAEARKLVVRGFFAELVNKIPVAELRDRLGDAIEQRLVRAEAVAEAGAETTGAPAVTGAGVTPTVPGQPGVVAEEIR; this comes from the coding sequence ATGACTATTCAGGCCTCCGCGCCGCCGAAGACCAAGTCCCAGGCGCTGCGCTCACACGACGTCGCCGACTTCCCGGCCATCACCGGCCTGGAGGAGGAGTGGCGGTTCACCCCGCTCAAGCGGTTGCGCGGGCTCGCCACCGGGACCCCGGCGGCCACCGGGTCGGTCACCCACCGGTACGCCGACCTGCCCGCCGGCGTGACGGCGCGCCGCGTCGACCGCTCCGATCCCCGCATCGGCAGCGTGCTGACCCCGTTCGACCGGATCAGCGCGCTCGCCTACGGGCTCGCCGCCGACGCACTGCTGGTCGAAGTGGCCCCCGAGGCCACCCCGGCGCAGGCCGCGGTGGTCCGGGTCAGCGGTGACGGCACGGACGCGATCGCGTACGGCCACACCCTGGTCGACGTCGGCCGGTTCGCCGAGGCGACGCTGGTCCTCGAGCAGGTCGGTGCGACCACGTTGGCCGACAACGTCGAGGTGATCGTCGGTGACGGTGCCGCGCTGACCCTGGTCACCGTCGCGGACTGGGCGTCCGACGCGGTGCAGGCGCAGCACGTGAAGTTCCGGATCGGCCGCGACGCCCGGGTCGTCCACGTGCAGGTGACCCTCGGTGGGGACCTGGTCCGGCAGTTCACCAGCGTCGAGTACACCGCCCGGGGCGGCGACGCCGAACTGTTCGGCCTCTACTTCGCCGACGCCGGCCAGCACCTGGAGCACCGGCAGCTGGTGGACCACACGGTGCCCGACTGCCGCAGCAACGTCGGCTACCGGGGGGCGCTGCAGGGCGCCAGCGCGCACACCGTCTGGGTCGGCGACGTGCTGATCCGCGCCGAGGCGACCGGCACCGACACGTACGAGATCAACCGGAACCTGCTGCTGACCGATGGCGCCCGCGCCGACTCGGTGCCCAACCTGGAGATCGAGACCGGCGAGGTGGCCGGGGCCGGGCACGCCAGCGCCACCGGCCGGTTCGACGACGAGCAGCTGTTCTACCTGATGGCCCGGGGCATCCCGGAGGCCGAGGCCCGCAAGCTGGTGGTCCGGGGCTTCTTCGCCGAGCTGGTGAACAAGATCCCGGTCGCCGAGCTGCGGGATCGGCTCGGCGACGCCATCGAGCAGCGACTCGTGCGCGCCGAAGCGGTCGCCGAGGCCGGCGCCGAGACCACCGGCGCCCCGGCTGTGACCGGTGCCGGTGTGACGCCGACCGTACCGGGCCAGCCCGGAGTGGTCGCCGAGGAGATCCGCTGA
- the sufB gene encoding Fe-S cluster assembly protein SufB — MTEQTVAPISQEEHLAALGRYEYGWADRDVAGAAATRGLNEAVVRDISAKKSEPQWMLDLRLKGLRLFGRKPMPAWGADLTGIDFDNIKYFVRSTEKQATSWEELPEEIKNTYDKLGIPEAEKQRLIAGVAAQYESEVVYHKIREDLEEQGVVFLDTDTALKEHEDLFKEYFGTVIPVGDNKFAALNTSVWSGGSFIYVPKGVHVEIPLQAYFRINTENMGQFERTLIIVDEGAYVHYVEGCTAPIYSSDSLHSAVVEIIVKKNARCRYTTIQNWSNNVYNLVTKRAVCHEGATMEWIDGNIGSKVTMKYPAVYMTGAHAKGEVLSVAMAGEGQHQDAGAKMVHAAPHTSSTIVSKSIARGGGRTSYRGLVQVLEGSQHSRSTVKCDALLVDAISRSDTYPYVDIREDDVAMGHEATVSKVSEDQLFYLMSRGLSEDEAMAMIVRGFIEPIAKELPMEYALELNRLIELQMEGAVG, encoded by the coding sequence ATGACCGAGCAGACCGTCGCGCCCATCTCCCAGGAGGAGCACCTCGCGGCCCTCGGCCGGTACGAGTACGGCTGGGCCGACCGCGACGTGGCCGGTGCCGCCGCCACGCGAGGGCTCAACGAGGCGGTCGTGCGCGACATCTCCGCCAAGAAGAGCGAGCCGCAGTGGATGCTCGACCTGCGGCTCAAGGGTCTGCGGCTGTTCGGCCGCAAGCCGATGCCGGCCTGGGGTGCCGACCTGACCGGGATCGACTTCGACAACATCAAGTACTTCGTGCGCTCCACCGAGAAGCAGGCCACCAGCTGGGAGGAACTGCCGGAGGAGATCAAGAACACCTACGACAAGCTGGGCATCCCGGAGGCCGAGAAGCAGCGGCTGATCGCCGGCGTCGCCGCCCAGTACGAGTCGGAGGTGGTCTACCACAAGATCCGGGAGGACCTGGAGGAGCAGGGGGTCGTCTTCCTCGACACCGACACCGCTCTCAAGGAGCACGAGGACCTCTTCAAGGAGTACTTCGGCACCGTCATCCCGGTCGGTGACAACAAGTTCGCCGCGCTGAACACCTCGGTCTGGTCCGGCGGATCGTTCATCTACGTGCCGAAGGGCGTGCACGTCGAGATCCCGCTGCAGGCCTACTTCCGGATCAACACCGAGAACATGGGCCAGTTCGAGCGGACCCTGATCATCGTCGACGAAGGTGCCTACGTGCACTACGTCGAGGGCTGCACCGCACCGATCTACTCCTCCGACTCGCTGCACTCCGCCGTGGTCGAGATCATCGTGAAGAAGAACGCCCGCTGCCGCTACACGACCATCCAGAACTGGTCCAACAACGTCTACAACCTGGTCACCAAGCGGGCCGTCTGCCACGAAGGCGCGACCATGGAGTGGATCGACGGCAACATCGGTTCCAAGGTCACCATGAAGTACCCGGCGGTCTACATGACCGGCGCGCACGCCAAGGGCGAGGTGCTCTCGGTGGCGATGGCCGGCGAGGGGCAGCACCAGGACGCCGGCGCGAAGATGGTGCACGCGGCCCCGCACACCTCCTCGACGATCGTCTCCAAGTCGATCGCCCGGGGCGGCGGGCGCACCTCCTACCGTGGCCTGGTCCAGGTCCTGGAGGGTTCGCAGCACAGCCGGTCCACGGTCAAGTGCGACGCCCTGCTGGTCGACGCGATCTCCCGGTCGGACACCTACCCGTACGTCGACATCCGCGAGGACGACGTGGCCATGGGGCACGAGGCGACCGTCTCCAAGGTCAGTGAGGACCAGCTGTTCTACCTGATGAGCCGGGGCCTGAGCGAGGACGAGGCGATGGCCATGATCGTGCGTGGCTTCATCGAGCCGATCGCCAAGGAACTCCCCATGGAGTACGCCCTGGAGCTCAACCGCCTCATCGAGCTGCAGATGGAGGGCGCGGTCGGCTGA